Genomic DNA from Candidatus Hydrothermales bacterium:
CAAGAACAAGTGCTGTAAACAAAAATCTCTCTTTTAAATCCTTTATTTTGAAAATATTTTTTATTCTTTCAATTGTGGGTTCCTTTGCCATTTTATTTTATAAATATTACTTCACCACCTGCTTCTTTAATTTTTTGAATTGCCTTTTCAGAGGCTTTATGAACATAAACTTTTATGGGAAAATTTATATCTCCTTTTGAGAGAAGCTTAACTTTTAGATTTTTTCTTAGAACTCTTCTTTTTTTCATCTCTTCGTAAGTTGCCTCCTCTCCCTCTTTAAACTTTTCCACTAAATTTTTTATGTTTATAACCTCGTACTTTTCGCCGAAGGGATTTACAAATCCCCTTTTTGGTAATCTCCTATATAGGGGTGTTTGTCCACCTTCAAATTCAGGACCCTTTTCTTTACCTGATCTTGATTTTGCTCCTTTGTGACCTCTACCAGATGTTTTACCGTGACCTGAGCCTATTCCTCTACCAACCCTTTTTGGCTTTTTTGTTGCTCCCTTTATAGGTCTTAATTTACTCAAATCAAGCATACTAAGACCCTCCCCCCTCTTTTTCAATAATTTCTTCAACTTCAACAAGATATTTAATTTTATCAATCATACCCCTGATTTGAGGTGTATCTTTTTTTATAACAACCTGCCCTATTTTTCTTAGTCCGAGAGCCTCAAGTGTTCTTTTGGCCTTCCAGTTAGCTCCTATCTTAGATTTAATTTGTTTTATCTTTAAATATCTTTTCATATTAGGAAATCATAAATTTTCTTATAACTCTTGAAATAGGTAAACCTCTTCTTTTTGCAACTAATCTTGGGTCTTTAAGTTTTGATAAAGCTGCCATTGTTGCTTGAGCAAGATTACAAGGTGTAGTTGAGCCTAAAGCCTTTGTCAAAACGTTTTTGTAGCCAGCTGCTTCAAGAATTGCTCTAACGGTGTGGCAGGCAATAAGGCCTGTGCCAGGGCCTGCAGGTTTTAAGAGAATTTTTGAGGCACCTACTTTTCCAACAACAGGATGTGGTATTGTTCCATTTATAACTGGAACACTTATCATACTCTTTTTTGCCCTTTTTAGAGCTTTTGCAATAGCATCAGGGGTTTCAGCTGCTTTGCCATGTCCTATTCCGACCCTACCTTCTCCGTCCCCAATAGCAACCCATGCAGAAATCTTAAATCTTCTTCCTCCTGTTACAACTTTAGCAACGCGGTTTAATGATATGATATTTTCAATAAGGGTTTTTTCCTCCATGGCTCCTTATTATACATTTTTCATTTTTATTTTTTCAAGAATTTAAAGAGAATGTTTAAAAGAATTGTTAAGATAACTGAAATAACAATTGAGGTTCCCAGGGGGAAGTAAAATTTAAAGTTTTCTTTTTCTATTATAATATCAAGGGGTAATCGTGGCAATTTTGGGAAATTTTTTTGGAATTCAATTTTTGAGGAAAAGTAGAATAAAAGGCCAATTAAAATTAAGAAGGCTCCTAAAAATAAAAGCAATTTCCCAAATTCTTCGAATATTTTCATTCTGCCCAGAAGGGATGGTTGCCTTGAACGTATTCTGAGGCTGTCATTTTCCTTTTTCCTGCTGGTTGAAGTTCAAGAACCTCTACTGAACTTTCGCCACACATAACAAATAGTCTTGAACCTTCAATTACTATTTTTCCTGCGGGGCCTGAATAATCCTTATTTTCTTGTACTTTATAAATTTTGATGTATTTTCCATCAAAATGGGTTCTTGCACCGGGTGTGGGTGATAATGCATGAATGTGTCTCATTACTAAGAATGCACTTTTTTTCCAGTCGATCCAAAGTTCTTCTTCAGTTAACTTATGAGCATAGGATGCTTCTCCCTGTTGAGGTCTTGGTTTTATTTCTCCCCTTTTATACTTATCATAAATCTCTACAAAAACGCTGATTGCTCTCTCCGAAATTATAGCCTCAATGTCGCCTTTAGTTTTATCACCTATTTTAATATTTTCCTGATAGATTATTTTTCCAGTATCAATCTTTTCGTCCATTATAAAAAAGGTAAAGCCTGTTTCTTCTTCTCCGTTCATAATGGCTCTTTCTAAGGGTGCGGCTCCCCTGTATTTCGGTAAAAGAGAGGGATGAAGATTTATTGCACCATATTTTGGTAGATCTAATAGCTCTTTGTCGAGTATTTGACCGTAATCGGTCAAAAAGATTATTTCAGGTTCAAGTTTTTTTAGTTCGCTTATGAGTGCGGGATGATTCACATCGTGGGGTTGAAAGATTCTATCTTTTCTTATACCGTGTTGTAGAGAAAGTTCTTTTACAGGGGGAGGGGTAATTTTTAGCCCTCTACCTTGGGGTTTATCTGGGGCTGTTACGATGGCGTCTGGTTTTATCCCATTTTTCAAAAGTGACAAAAATACTTTAGCAGCAAAATCTCCTGTTCCAAAAAATATGAAACTACCTTCAAACATCATAAATATTAAATTTAAAAAAAGAAAATTACGGGAATTTAACCCCTTTTAAACTTTAATTCTACCCTTCTCTAATTCAATATTTTTTCTATAGCGGGCAATTAGAATTCTCCTTGTATCTCTATCAACTCTATCGATAAATAAAAAACCTTTTAAATGATCATATTCATGTAATATAACTCTTGCTAAAAGGCCATTTGCCTTTAGCACCTTGTCTTCCCCCTTTAAATTTACATATTTTAAATCGACAAACTCAGCTCTTTCTACCTCAGCATAGATCCCGGGTATAGAAAGGCAACCCTCTTCCATTATAATTTGGCCTTTTATGTTTATGATTTCTGGATTTATTACAACAAGGGGGCCCTTTTCTTTTCCTACAACTTTTTCTGAAACTACAAAAATTGATAAATCCTCACCGACCTGATTTGCGGCAAGACCTGCTCCTTCGTGAAATTCCATTGTATCAATCATTTGAGATACCAAATCTTTAATTTCCTGTGTTATTTTCCTAACAGGTCTTGTCCTTTTCCTAAGGATTGGATCCCCGTAATACCTTATTTCAAGAACCTTTTTCACCTTCTACAGTCTCACCTATTTTTCTTTTTATTGCGTTCTTCTCAAACTTTATTAGGGTTCCTGGTCCTGTTCTTAAGGTGATTGCACTATCTTCAACCTTAACTACTGTTCCTATTATACCGCCAAGTGTTACTACCTTATCGCCCTTTTTTAATGAATTTATCATCCTAATTCTTTCCTTCTCTTCTTTCTGCTGGGGTCTTATAAAAAAGAAATAAAAGATGAAAAGCATCGCAACAAAGGGGAAAATAAAGACAATTATGGCACCGATGGGGTTAACCTCTTGTGAACCAGATTGTGAAATTAAGTTAAAAATCATCACCGAAAGTTAGCCAAAATTGCCAATTACCGTATAATTTCTCTAAGTCCCACTTTCTTGCAAAATCAAGCTTCATAAAAAAGTAGCCCAAATCAAATCGTAAACCTACACCCACATCCATGAGTAAATCCTTAGCTTTTAGAAAATACACACCCCTTTCAACCAGTCTGTATCTTCTGAAGTCCTCCCTGTTTCCGAGTAGGGCGCTTTCGATAAATAATACACTTTTTACGCCCCCGATTTCAACAGGGAGAAAGGCTATTCTGAGTCTATCAAGGAAGGGAATTCTAAGCTCTATTGCATTATAAATAAGCACTCTACCCCATTTAGAAAAGAGGTCATAGCCTCGCATAAGATAGGGTGATCCAAAATAATAGGAGATAACTTTTTCGTCTCCCTCTATAATGCCTGAATAAAGTCTTATTGCTAAGTTAGAGCGTGGAGTTAATCTAAAGTATTTTCTTAAATCAGCCTGAAGTTCATAGTAACTATAGCTGGGAGAAAAACCCTTTGTAAGCCCTAAAGCAAAAAGCTCCCCGTCTTTTACTTTATTTTCTAATATAAAGCTTCTTTTAAATAGGTAAAACAAAATTAAATCATATACAGTAAAAGTTTGAAATGTGATTTCTTCTTTTAAATAGTCTATAAGGTAGCGTTCCCTGTAGCTGATATTAAAGCCATAGGTTATGCTGTTAAAGATATCAAAGGGATAGATAGAAAGAATTAAAAGGCCAAGGTTTCTGTCTAGGGCGTCTTTAGTTGGAGATAAAACGTAATAGGGGAAGTATTGATAAAATTCAAGCATGTAGTCTTCTCTTTTTTTAAGATAAAATATACGTAAATCCCAATTGGAATTTAGAAGGTCTTGAGATAGTTCTGAGAAAAATTCAATTTTATAGTTACCAAGAATATCAGATATTCCGATTGTAAATCCTCCATAATAGCCATAAAGTGGAGAAAATCCAAATCCTGCTACGATCCAATCTGGCGTTAAACTAAGAGTATAATCTCTTGTAGGATAGTCAGCCTCCTTATACTCCACTTTCTCCCCCTTGTACAAATTAATAGCTTGCGGTTTTAGGGAGAAAATATCTTTTATTAAAAAAATATCATAGCCACCTTTCCAAAGGAGTGATAAACATATAGAGTTAATATTTTCTGAGTAGGAGACATCTTTTATATGTGTGGGGAAACTGGTTAGCCTATATAGGGAGTCTTTTTCTATATCATAAAAACAGAGGTTTCTTAGACCATCAGGCTCATCGTAGAGAAAATAGACTTTTTTGCCATAAATGAAGGGATCATCGATATTTCCAAGATAGGGTGTTAATCTTTTTATTTCTCCATTTCTTAGGTTATATGAAAAAACTGCATAGTCTCCGAACTTACCCTCAAAGTTTCTGTCAGAAATAAATAATATTAAAGTATCGTTTATAAAGACAGGGGTTCTGTCATCGAATTTATCCTCTACTAAAGAAATTAGTTGATTTGTTTGTACATTGTAAATATATATGTCCGAAAACCCATCCTTTATTCCCGCAAAAACAACTTCTTTCCTTTTAGGATTAAATGAGGGCTCATATACTGCATCTAACTCTGAAAACTCTCTTTTTTTGATAAATTTATTTTTTTCTATGTCAAATATAAAAAGAACATCGCTTTTACCTCCGGAAGAAACTATAGCTAAGTATTGGCCATCTAAAGAGAAGGAAAGGGAAGGTCTTACAAGATGGAGGTTCTCAAGAGAGGGATTTTTTTGGCCTGAAATAACTTTTTTTAATTTTTTTGTTCCCCTGTATTTAATATATACGTCAGTAAAGCCGGCTCTATCAGATATAAAGGCTATTTTTGAACCATCAGGAGAAATAGCACAACCTATGTTTAAAAAGCCTCCCTCTAATTCATGCTCAGTTAATCTTTCTGCTATTTCATAGGGGAAACTGTAGCTTTTAAAGTCCCTATAAAATTTATCCTTAATATACCAGTTAAAGCGCTCTGATAACCTCTTTAAATTTTCACCAAAGGTTTTTTTAACATTTCTTTCAAGATTCCTTGCTACTTGAAAATTTCTTACAAACTCTGAAACTTTTTCTTTACCATATTTTTCCTCTATAAATCTAAAAAACATCTCACCTAATCTATAAACAATATAGTCCCCACTGATTGAGAGTCTTTCTAAATCAGGTAAAAGGTTATTTATAATTAAGTCTCTTACAAATCCCCTTGTTTCAGAATCCTCATTTTTTGATAAATATTCAGCCAGACCCTCCATAACAAAAAGGGGTACATTAGGAACATTTCCAGTTAAAAGGTTTTGTCCGACTCTTCCGTAGAAAAGCTCATATTCAAAGACATGGACTAGCTCATGAATAAGAACATGTTTAAATTCAGAGTAAGAACCGTTAAAGGGTAAAACAATTCTTTTCTTGAATATTTCGGTAAAACCTCCAACACCCTCAGGCAAAGTCTCAAAGATTACGTTTGTTTGTCTAAAATCATTAGGTGAGTTGTAAATAATAACTGGAATTTTATAATTTATTTTTATTTGGAAAAAATCGCTAAATTTTGGAAAGACTTCTTCTAAGTGATAGGAGGCAAAGGCTGCGAGCTTTTCTCCACCAGAATAATAATAAATTTTAAAATGTTCTGTCTCTAAATACTTAAAATCAAAATCTTTATACTGAATCTTGTTTATTCCGGAAAATAAGAGAAAAATTAGGATAAAAAAAAATAATCTCATAGTTTTAATCAAAATAGAGATGATCAGGGATAATAAAATTTATTGGATTTAAGGGTTTATTAAAGAGTCTTACTTCATAGTGAACGTGAACTCCTGTGGCTTTTCCAGTTGAACCCATTAAAGCTATTATTTCACCCCTTTCAACCGATTCACCAACTTGTACTAAATTTTTTGAGTTATGTGCGTATATTGTTTTAAAACCATTACCATGATCAATCTCTACAGTAAGACCATAACCTTCCCTCCAACCAGAGTATGTAACTTTTCCCTTAGCTGTTGAAATAACAGGCGCACCAAAACCTGACGAAACATCTACACCCTCATGCAGTTTAATTCTTCCTGTAAAAGGATCCTTTCTATAACCAAATCCTGAAACTATAAAACCTGAAGCAACAGGCAAGATTGAAGGAGTATGCTCAAGCTCATTTTTCTTTTTGTCAATAACATCTTTATACTCACTAAGCTTTCTATCAAATTTATGTACAAGTTTTAACATATAGTCAATTCTTTTTTCTAAACTTGCTAAGCCTTGACTCGGCACCAGGCTACCTCCTATTCCCATTTTTAAAAAATCTTCGTCTATAGCATCAAGACCCGCATGTTTCCTTAACTTATTTATTTCATTTGCTAACTTCTCTATTTTTTTAACAAGAGAATCATTTTTAAGCATAAGTGAACTAATTTTTTTAGTAAGAAATGAGTTTTCTCTTATCAAAAAATTCAGCTTGTTTTTATCCACTTCAGTGTTAAAAAAGTAAACTAATAGAAAAATAGTTGTAAATACAAAAGAAATTACTACACTTATAACTAATTTAACTAAAAAATTGGTAACGAGGAATTTCCTTACCTTTCCAACACCGCTTAAGGGTACAATGTGAATTAAAAATCCATTTTTTTGATTTCCTCCCATAGCCTGAGTATAAAATAACTGATTAAAAAAATTCAAAAAGTTTGAAAAATTTAAGTATAAAAACGTATAATAAAGTGGCATGGAAAAGATAACCCCTATGAGTTTTGAAAATGTGGAGAGGAAGTGGTATCTTGTTGACTTAAATGGAAAAGTTCTTGGGAGGGCGGCTTCAAGAATTGCACTACTTTTGATGGGCAAGAGAAAACCTATTTATTCACCTCACCTTGACGTAGGCGACTTTGTTGTAGCTATAAACGCTGACAAAATTAAAGTTACAGGAAAAAAACTTACTGATAAGATATATTATAGGCACTCGGGATATCCAGGAGGATTAAAACTTAAGAAACTAAAGGAATTGCTCGAAAAAAATCCGGAAAAAATTATAAAATTAGCTGTAAAAAGAATGTTACCAAAAAATAAATTAGGGAAAAAATTAATTAAAAGATTAAAAGTTTATTCTGGTTCGAGTCATCCCCATATTGCTCAGAAACCCGAGCCTATTGAAATAGATAAAATTAAATAATTATGAGTGAAGTAATTTTAACTTCGGGAGGAAGGAAGACAGCAAGGGCGAGATTAAGACTTCGCCCTGGTACTGGAAAAATTTGGGTAAACGGAAAAAGACCACTTGAGTACTTCAAAAGAGAGGACCTCATAATTCATGCCTTTGAGCCTCTAAAGGTTGTCCAAAAAGAAAGCGATTTTGATGTAGTTGTTAAAGTAGAGGGAGGAGGACTTTCAGGACAGGCAGGTGCTATCAGGTACGCTTTAAGTAGAGCTCTTGTTAAGTATAATGAGGGATTTAAGGCAGTTTTGAAATCACGAGGTATGTTAACGCGTGATTCAAGAGAAAAGGAGAGGATGAAATATGGACTTACAAAACGCAGGAGAGCTCACCAGTATTCAAAGCGCTAAAATTTCGTTAGAGGAACTCTTACAACACGGTGTCCATTTTGGACATAGGTCCTACAGGTGGAATCCGAAGATGCAAGGATATATATACGGTAAAAAAGAGGGAATCCACATTATAAACATAAATAAAACTATTGAAAAACTTAGAGAGGCGATTGAATTTGTGGAACACAAGGGCTCAGAAGGCGCAATTCCCCTTTATGTATGTACAAAAAAGCAGGGAAAAGAAATTATAAAGGAATACGCAATAAAGGCAGGGGCTTATTACGTAGTTGAAAGATGGCTTGGAGGGCTTCTCACAAACTTTGAAACAATAAGAACAAGAATTGAAAAGATGAGAGAAATAGAAAAAATGAGAGAAGACGGTAGACTGGAGAAATACCCTAAAAAAGAACAACAGAAAATTCTAACAGTTTATAAAAAACTAGAGAAAAATTTGGGTGGCCTGAGGGAGATGTACGAGCTACCTGGATTTTTGTATATAGTAGACCCAGTTAAAGAAGAGCTCGCAGTAAGGGAAGCAAGAAAGTTAAAAATTCCTATAGTTTCACTAATAGATACAGATGGAAATCCAGAAATTATTGATTATCCAATACCTGGAAATGATGATGCTATGAAATCAATAGAATACATTACAAGAATTATAACTGGTGCTTATTTAAGAGGAAAAGCAAAAGCAAAAGGGGAGGAAGAAAATGTCTGAAATAAGCCCTGAACTAATTAAAGAATTAAGGGAAAGGACAGGTGCAGGAATAATGGATTGTAAAAAGGCTCTTATTGAGTCAAATGGTGATATAGAAAAAGCGGTAGAAATTCTTAGAAAGATAGGGATTGCAAAAGCAGAGAAAAAAATCGATAGGGAGGCAAAAGAGGGTATTGTAGAGGCGTATATTCATCCGGGATCAAAACTTGGTGTTTTGGTGGAGCTAAACTGTGAAACAGATTTTGTTGCCAAAAATGAGGAGTTTATAAAGTTGGCTAAAGAGATTGCTATGCAAATTGCTGCTATGAACCCTATAGCTGTTAAAAGGGAGAACATTCCTCCGGAGATAATTGAAAGAGAAAGAAGAATATATTACGAGCAAGCTAAGGAAAGCGGCAAACCTGAAAATATAATACAAAAAATAGTAGAGGGGAAAATGGAGAACTTTTTTAAAGAAAAATGTTTACTTGAACAGAGCTACATAAGGGATCCATCGATAACAGTTGGGGACTTAATTAAACAATATATAACAAAATTTGGAGAAAATATCGTAGTAAAAAGGTTCGCAAGGTTCAAAATAGGGGAGCAATAGTTTAAATAAATGGAAAATAAAAGAATACTTTTAAAAATAAGCGGGGAGGTTTTAGGGTCATCAAAATTCGGGTTAGATCCTGAGTCCTTTGAAAGAGTTGCAGATGAAATAAAGGAAATCCACGATCTTGGATTTGAAGTGGCTGTCGTTGTTGGAGGAGGCAATATCATAAGGGGAATTCAGAGTGAAGAACTGGGAATTGATAGAGTCACAGCTGATTACATGGGGATGGTTGCAACACTTATAAACTCTATGTACCTCCAAGCTATATTAGAGAAAAAAGGTAAGATAACAAGAGTCATGTCAGCAATCGAAATAAAACAGGTAGCTGAACCTTATATAAGAAGAAGAGCAATAAGACATCTTGAAAAGGGCAGGATAGTTATTTTTGCCACAGGAACAGGTAATCCCTTTTTTTCAACAGACACAGCAGCAGCTTTAAGAGCAGTGGAAATTTCTGCAAGATATTTTCTAAAGGGAACTAAAGTAGATGGAATATATTCAAAAGATCCCTTAACTAACAAGGATGCAATAAAGTACGATAAAATTGATTATGATACGATAATAA
This window encodes:
- the rplO gene encoding 50S ribosomal protein L15 encodes the protein MLDLSKLRPIKGATKKPKRVGRGIGSGHGKTSGRGHKGAKSRSGKEKGPEFEGGQTPLYRRLPKRGFVNPFGEKYEVINIKNLVEKFKEGEEATYEEMKKRRVLRKNLKVKLLSKGDINFPIKVYVHKASEKAIQKIKEAGGEVIFIK
- the rpmD gene encoding 50S ribosomal protein L30 → MKRYLKIKQIKSKIGANWKAKRTLEALGLRKIGQVVIKKDTPQIRGMIDKIKYLVEVEEIIEKEGGGS
- the rpsE gene encoding 30S ribosomal protein S5; translation: MEEKTLIENIISLNRVAKVVTGGRRFKISAWVAIGDGEGRVGIGHGKAAETPDAIAKALKRAKKSMISVPVINGTIPHPVVGKVGASKILLKPAGPGTGLIACHTVRAILEAAGYKNVLTKALGSTTPCNLAQATMAALSKLKDPRLVAKRRGLPISRVIRKFMIS
- a CDS encoding DUF2905 domain-containing protein, with the protein product MKIFEEFGKLLLFLGAFLILIGLLFYFSSKIEFQKNFPKLPRLPLDIIIEKENFKFYFPLGTSIVISVILTILLNILFKFLKK
- the fmt gene encoding methionyl-tRNA formyltransferase, with product MMFEGSFIFFGTGDFAAKVFLSLLKNGIKPDAIVTAPDKPQGRGLKITPPPVKELSLQHGIRKDRIFQPHDVNHPALISELKKLEPEIIFLTDYGQILDKELLDLPKYGAINLHPSLLPKYRGAAPLERAIMNGEEETGFTFFIMDEKIDTGKIIYQENIKIGDKTKGDIEAIISERAISVFVEIYDKYKRGEIKPRPQQGEASYAHKLTEEELWIDWKKSAFLVMRHIHALSPTPGARTHFDGKYIKIYKVQENKDYSGPAGKIVIEGSRLFVMCGESSVEVLELQPAGKRKMTASEYVQGNHPFWAE
- the def gene encoding peptide deformylase, which gives rise to MKKVLEIRYYGDPILRKRTRPVRKITQEIKDLVSQMIDTMEFHEGAGLAANQVGEDLSIFVVSEKVVGKEKGPLVVINPEIINIKGQIIMEEGCLSIPGIYAEVERAEFVDLKYVNLKGEDKVLKANGLLARVILHEYDHLKGFLFIDRVDRDTRRILIARYRKNIELEKGRIKV
- the yajC gene encoding preprotein translocase subunit YajC — its product is MIFNLISQSGSQEVNPIGAIIVFIFPFVAMLFIFYFFFIRPQQKEEKERIRMINSLKKGDKVVTLGGIIGTVVKVEDSAITLRTGPGTLIKFEKNAIKRKIGETVEGEKGS
- a CDS encoding peptidoglycan DD-metalloendopeptidase family protein, translated to MGGNQKNGFLIHIVPLSGVGKVRKFLVTNFLVKLVISVVISFVFTTIFLLVYFFNTEVDKNKLNFLIRENSFLTKKISSLMLKNDSLVKKIEKLANEINKLRKHAGLDAIDEDFLKMGIGGSLVPSQGLASLEKRIDYMLKLVHKFDRKLSEYKDVIDKKKNELEHTPSILPVASGFIVSGFGYRKDPFTGRIKLHEGVDVSSGFGAPVISTAKGKVTYSGWREGYGLTVEIDHGNGFKTIYAHNSKNLVQVGESVERGEIIALMGSTGKATGVHVHYEVRLFNKPLNPINFIIPDHLYFD
- the rplM gene encoding 50S ribosomal protein L13, which encodes MEKITPMSFENVERKWYLVDLNGKVLGRAASRIALLLMGKRKPIYSPHLDVGDFVVAINADKIKVTGKKLTDKIYYRHSGYPGGLKLKKLKELLEKNPEKIIKLAVKRMLPKNKLGKKLIKRLKVYSGSSHPHIAQKPEPIEIDKIK
- the rpsI gene encoding 30S ribosomal protein S9, whose product is MSEVILTSGGRKTARARLRLRPGTGKIWVNGKRPLEYFKREDLIIHAFEPLKVVQKESDFDVVVKVEGGGLSGQAGAIRYALSRALVKYNEGFKAVLKSRGMLTRDSREKERMKYGLTKRRRAHQYSKR
- the rpsB gene encoding 30S ribosomal protein S2; translation: MDLQNAGELTSIQSAKISLEELLQHGVHFGHRSYRWNPKMQGYIYGKKEGIHIININKTIEKLREAIEFVEHKGSEGAIPLYVCTKKQGKEIIKEYAIKAGAYYVVERWLGGLLTNFETIRTRIEKMREIEKMREDGRLEKYPKKEQQKILTVYKKLEKNLGGLREMYELPGFLYIVDPVKEELAVREARKLKIPIVSLIDTDGNPEIIDYPIPGNDDAMKSIEYITRIITGAYLRGKAKAKGEEENV
- the tsf gene encoding translation elongation factor Ts; its protein translation is MSEISPELIKELRERTGAGIMDCKKALIESNGDIEKAVEILRKIGIAKAEKKIDREAKEGIVEAYIHPGSKLGVLVELNCETDFVAKNEEFIKLAKEIAMQIAAMNPIAVKRENIPPEIIERERRIYYEQAKESGKPENIIQKIVEGKMENFFKEKCLLEQSYIRDPSITVGDLIKQYITKFGENIVVKRFARFKIGEQ
- the pyrH gene encoding UMP kinase; translated protein: MENKRILLKISGEVLGSSKFGLDPESFERVADEIKEIHDLGFEVAVVVGGGNIIRGIQSEELGIDRVTADYMGMVATLINSMYLQAILEKKGKITRVMSAIEIKQVAEPYIRRRAIRHLEKGRIVIFATGTGNPFFSTDTAAALRAVEISARYFLKGTKVDGIYSKDPLTNKDAIKYDKIDYDTIIKNDLKILDASAVALCKENQIEIIVFNITKNGILKKILLGEKLGTLVTR